In Mus musculus strain C57BL/6J chromosome 14, GRCm38.p6 C57BL/6J, the following are encoded in one genomic region:
- the Gm7995 gene encoding uncharacterized protein Gm7995 has protein sequence MKNMNKLDDMKFYIRKINAELEELFRILDIDMNTDLNYRMNTEFTIIKSQHEKTMLDMQKMKQSISDSIDKYKEFIEDNDSYSIRHTHLLKECNQLKEKVRMLLNENRKLLVEQADQEASFGEEKSSVMRPARTYIPSAKQQQL, from the exons ATGAAGAATATGAATAAACTAGACGATATGAAATTTTATATCAGGAAGATAAATGCTGAGCTGGAAGAACTTTTTCGAATCTTGGACATTGACATGAATACTgatttgaactacag gatgaacactgaattcaccatcattaaatcacaacatgagaagacaatgttggatatgcaAAAAATGAAGCAGTCAATAAGTGATTCCATTGACAAGTACAAGGAATTCATAGAAGATAAcgattcctacag CATCAGGCACACCCACCTCCTGAAAGAATGCAATCAATTGAAGGAAAAAGTAAGGATGttgctgaatgagaacagaaagctgctggtagagcaggctgaccaggaGGCATCCTTTGGTGAAGAAAAGAGTTCTGTGATGAGACCAGCAAGAACATACATCCCAAGTgcaaagcagcagcag tTGTGA